CACCGGTCCAATTTCCATTATTTTCCCAAGATACATAATGGCAATACGATCACATAAGTACTTGATCGTAGAAAGATCATGTGAAACATAGAGCATGGTAAGACCCATTTTTTTTCGAAGATCCTTTAACAGATTGAGAATATCAGCCCGAATGGAAACATCCAGCATCGAAACTGGTTCATCCGCAACCAATACCTTCGGTCCGACCACAATCCCTCTGGCAATAGCGACCCGTTGCCGCTGACCACCGGACAGTTCGTGAGGATACCGGTGAACATAATGGGCTGCTGGTTTCAGTTCCGCAATCTCAAGGACCTCCATCACTTTTTCATAAAGAGCTTTTTTATCTTTCAGTCCATGAATTCGCAGAGGTTCGGCAATGGTTTCAAACACATTGAAACGAGGGTTTAGGGTTTCGTAAGGATCTTGAAAAATCATCTGCACTTCTTTCCGGAAACTTTTTTGTGCCTGTTTGTCTTTAAGATTCAATGGGTGACCATCAATGGTAATCGTGCCATCTGTTGCTTCCTGAAGTCTTACCAAAATTTCGCCGGTGGTGGTTTTTCCAGAACCACTTTCGCCGGCCAGTCCTAGGATTTCTCCTTTATCGATGGTCAGGTCAACCCCGTCGATGGCCTTTACAAACTTTTTCTCTTTATTAAAAATATCCTTAAATCCTTTATTCACTGGATAGTACTTTTTCAGATTTTCAATTTGAATTAAAGGGCTTCCGCTCAAGAGACATCCCTCCTTATTTCTTCAATAATCCGTTCTCTTACTTTTTCCCAGGTTTCCCGTTTCTGACTTTCTTCCCGGAATCTTTCCACTTCTTTATTATGGTGACAAGCAGAAAGGTGATTGGGTGCCACTTCTTCCAAAGGAGGCTGCTCTTCCATACAAATTTCTGTCCGGAAAGGACATCGGGCACGGAATCGACACCCAACCTGCTCTTGCATCAGATTTGGCGGTGATCCGGGTATGGAAATCAACTCTTCGCCAATTTCATGAATACTGGGAAAAGCATTGTTAAGTCCTAGGGAATAGGGATGAACCGGTTTCGTAAAAAAGGCTTTCGTAGAAGCTTTTTCCATTATTTTTCCGCCATACATTACAATAATGGTTTCACAGGTTTCGGACACAACGGAAATATCATGAGTGATAAGGATCATGGAGCTATTGATCTTTTTTTGAATTTCAATCACCTGTTGCAAAATTCGATCCTGAACCACTACATCCAGTGCTGTAGTCGGCTCATCCGCAATAATCAGTGAAGGATTCAGGGTTAAGGCCATGGCAATAATGGCCCGCTGTTTCATGCCGCCACTCATCTGATGCGGATAGCTTTTCAGCCGTTTCTCTTCCAAGCCAACCATTTTGAATACTTCAATGGCACGTTCTCTGGCCTGTTCTCGGGTCATATCCGTATGAATTTGTATCCCTTCAATGAGCTGATCTCCAACGGTATATACCGGATTCAATGCATTCATCGCACTTTGAGCGACCATTGCAATTTCCGTTAACCGAAGTTTGCGAATTTCTTCTTCGGTTTTGGTTACCAGATCTTCTCCCTTAAACATCATCTGTCCTTCACTGATGCGACCATTTTTCGACAGGAGTCTCATAACAGATTTAGCCAAGGTCGTTTTGCCACAACCACTCTCTCCAACCAAACCCACACTTTCTCCTACTTCCAACGAAAATGAAACATCTTCCACCGCTTTTAGCACACCGTCTTCTGTCGTATATTCAATACTGACATTTTTAACATCCAATAGTGCCATTTTATCGCCCCCTCAATCTTGGATCTACGACTTCTTCTAAGGCTCTGGCTAAAAAGAAAATAGACAGAAGCAACAGAACAATGGCAACACCGGGAGCTGTAATCCACCACCAGGCTACACGGGAGTTACCGGTACTAAAGACAATGTGCAGGATTTGGCCCCAGCTGGGAACCGCTGGATCGCCAAAACCAAGAAAAGCAATACTGGCTTCAGCGGCAATTGCCCAGTTTACCATAAATGCCATCTCCAACAAGATTAACGGGACTACGTTTGGCAGAATATACTTGAACATCAGCCTCAAATCACCGGCACCTGCCACCCGTCCTGCTTTAATATACGGCCTTTTGGCAATGGAAAGCACCTGAGAACGTACCAACCTTGCCACCGTCCGCCAGGAAAGCATGGATACTGCCAGAATAACATTCCAAATACTCGGCCTCATCACGGCCGATAACACAATCACAAAAGGAATAAACGGAATGGCATAGAAAAAGTCGACCACCCTCATTATCATGGTGTCTATCCATCCTCCATAATAACCTGCAATAATTCCCACCACAGAACCGATAACGGTTACCAGCAGCGCTGCCAATAAGCCTACCATTAAGGCGGTTTTGGTTCCCAATACTACCTGAGAATAAATATCACGACCTACATCGGTGGTTCCAAAAGGGTGAGCACGGGAAGGCGGTTCCAAACGACGAATACTACCTTCTTCATCATAATGCCGATCTCTGGGTCCATAAGGAGCAATTACATCGGCAAAGGCGGCCACCGTTAAAAAGAAGATCAGTAAAACCACACCTATCAGTGCCAATTTATCCCGACGTAAATTTTTTACAAACAGCCTGAAAACACTTTTGCTGTTCCCTTTCTTCTCTAATGCTGCAACGTTCATGCTTTCACCTCTCTTTTTCCGATTATTTGTAAGAAATACGCGGATCTAAGAATGCGTATAACATATCTGCTACCAGATTCATAAACATAACCATAGCGGAAATAATAATAAAACATCCTTGCGCCAAAGGGTAATCATGCCGTGTAACCGCTGTCACAATTTCCCGTCCCAAACCGGGCCAACTGAAAACAACTTCTATCAGCACCTGTCCTCCAATGGAAGAACCGATAAAAAGTGCTCCGGCGGTTACTACCGGTAATAAGGCATTTCGGGCCGCATGACGGTAAAGAATATTTCTTTCCTTTGTCCCTTTTGCCCGAGCCATTTCAATATAGTCTTCTGACATGACTTCCAGCATACTGTTTCGCATAATCAACATAGGGGTCGCTACAAAGTAAAGACCGGCTACTAAGCTAGGAAGAATCAAATGCTTTAGAAAGTCCAGGGTAAAAAATATTTCTGTAAAGGTACCTCCACCGGTTCCGGCTGTCCGCATTCCTTGGGCAGGAAACCAGCCTAGCCGCACAGAGAAAAGAAGAATCATCATCAGCCCTACCCAGAAGGTAGGCGCTGATCTGAAAATAAGAGAGATGGTAATCCCTAAGGATTCCAATCGGGAACCTCTTTTCCAGGCCATCCAGGCACCTCCAAAAACACCAATGGTATAGGCAAACACCATGGCTGTCAGCATCAGAATTAAGGTGGCTGCCAGTTTTTCTTTTATAATTTCAATGGCTGGACGATTATAAAAGAAAGAATCTCCAAAATCTAATCGCACCAAGTCAGATACAAACACTTTATATTGATCCCAGAGACTTCCGTCCAATCCATAGCGTTCTAATAATTGTTGCCTTGCTTCTGGCGGAATGGATGGATCCACCACAAAAGCCGTCGGATCTCCCGGCATGGTTCGAAAAAGGTAAAAGATCATCGTTGACACTAAAAAAATCATTAGTAACATGACCAGTAATCGACGTAAAAAATAGTTTAACAAGCTATCACCTTCCTTGTAGAGGATTAAGATGCTTCTGAAATTCACTTAATATTCCGAATAATAGGGCGGGTTCATGACACACCAACAGCAAAGGATCACGCTTCTCGCTTTAGTGAGTATGAAGTAAAACATGAAAGTCGAGATATCGACTTTCATGTTTTAAGTGTTGTTAAACAGGACTCTTAAGGATGGTTATTGCGCTGGCATCCGAAGTTTGCCTTCGCTATCCCAGGTAAATCCAGCTTCTATAAGAATTTCTTTAGCCATCTCTGGATCATAGGTATCATAAATAGGTACTTCCGGATTATGCCAGAACTCATTGGCTTCTACAATCGTTAAACCAGCACCTCCACGTGCTCCGTATCCATTAAGATGAACGTCTAAGGCAAGATCATAATCTACCAGATGCGCCATCGCAATCCGGAAATCTTTGTTGCTAAAAGGTGCTCGATCCAGATTCATCCCAAGATAGAAAAATCCGATATCGTCTGCCTCTGTTAATTCCAAGTGATCATACTGACCATCGGCATTATTGGCTATTTGCTCCGTATGAGCTGGCACTAAATCATAAGATACCATGTCAACATTGCCTAATTCCAAAGCTGTCAAAACTCCTTCCGGAGAAGCAAAGATCTGGAAAATATACCCATCAATGTGTACCGGTTCAAAATAATCATCAAACTTAGATAATACTAGTTCTTCGCCTGTCTGGAAACGATCCAGCTTGAAAGGTCCACTTCCAATGGCGTCTTCGTTGCCGTATTGCACTGGATTGTCAATGTTTTCCCAGATATGTTTTGGCAAAATTGGAATTTGTGCCAAGGTGTTGGTGATAAATGGTGCATAAGGCTCTTCCAGGATAAATCGCACTGTGTTTTCATCCGTAATTTCAATGCTTTCAATAGGCTCTGTAAAGGATGCAAAATATTCTACATTTTCATTAATAAATAATTCGTAGGAAAATTTCACGTCTTCCACGGTAACTGGTTCTCCATCATGGAAGGTCATGCCTTCACGAAGGACTACGTCAATAATATTGTCTTCCACAATGTCCCAGCTTTCAGCGGCCCATGGCACCGGCTCGATATCAGGAGAAATCCGAACCAGCTTATCATAGATGAGTCTTAGGTTTCTCCAACCATAAACACTTCTTGAGCTTAATGGGTTCATATCATCAATGTTTACGTTACTAGCCACGGTTAAGACGGTTTTGTCTGTTTTAGGCTTAATGCTGAAGGGAGTCCACTCATTAAACAAGCCTTCTCCAGGAATATTAATCACATCTTCAAACAACTCTTTGTTGTAAGTCTGCATATTAGCCCTTGAGTATAGGGTTATTTTAGGAACATCTTCTGCTAAAATCTTTTGTGCTTCCCATACCAACTCTCTCCGGGCATCTAAATCCATTTCACGACGCTGGGCATCTGCCAGCTCGTCAAAGGCTGGATTCCGGTAACGGTTGGTGTTGTTTCCACCCGGCTCTGCATTCGCTGAGTGGTTAATGGAGTGAATAAACATATCCGGATCCAGTCGTTCAATACGTCCAGACCAGCCGATGGTATAGGCATCAAAATCACTCTCATCTCCATACAGTACATCCAATAATACGGCAAAATCCATGGGCTGAGCGGTTGCATCAACGCCTAGTTTCTGCAATTCCTCCACTACTTCCTGTGCCATTTCATAATTCACCATATTGTCTTCCGGTAAAGAGCTATAGATTGTAATGGACGGAACCACGTCTCCCATCTCTTCATCTGGAATATCCGATACCGGTGTTGCTGGTTCTGATGTTCCACCGCCCCCACAAGCACTGAGCAGTAATGCGGCTGCTAACAATAAACTCAACCAGCTACTTTTTCTTTTCATCATCCTCATGCTTACCTTCCTCCTTTTTTGATATGTAGCAATATTTTGAATCAAATCAAAGTCAGTTTACCACTTTTCAGTCAGTTCTGTCAAATTATCTTTCCCAAAATACGTTGTATATTTATGCGACATTATTTTTTTGCGAAATTCGCACCATTCTGTCAATTCTAAGTGTATACATTGCAAAACAGCCCTCTTTCGTTCAAGGGCTGTTTTTTCAATCCTTAAGAGCTTTGGATGATTATGCATGGTTGTATAAACCCTTTTTGCTTCTAAAACCTTTTACTCAAGGCTTTCCTTCTCTATCTGTAATGCTCTATCCATTTTATGCCTCCTTCCTACAGCATCTGCCGACACCTCTATTATATGAGTTGCCCTTCTCTGTAGCAATGCGTAAAAGAAAGAGGGATCATTGTTTTTCTCGATGGGTCCTAAAATATCTTCTATGGATCCTATGCCCTTTCCTTTATCGACGCAAGGTAGCAATCATTCTATTAGGCTCTAGTAATAAACATAATGCGGCTTCAATGTTTGTCACCACTATATCCGACACGGTCATTAGGGGAGCAAAAGCACCTTCTCCGCCAATTATTCCAATGGCCAGAGCCGCTTTACGAAACATCGCCATATCATTGGCTCCATTACCAACAGCAATGGTATGACTGGCTCCCAAAGCTTCAATAAAGGCCTCTTTATCTTCTGTGGTCTGTGAACCACGAACCACTTTTACCGTCGCTGCTCCTTCCAGACGTTTTTCAATGAGTGGAGCTGTCCCATGGGTATCGGCTGTAATAATGTGGAGTGATGCCTGTGCTGAAAGGTTTTTTAATAAAGCCACCGTTTCGTCAGATAGCTGCCCGCCGATGGCCAAGGTTCCGTTTAAGTCAAAAACAATATGTTCAATTTCATACCTTTGGTCTCCTGGTATATTCAAAATAAGTGACATAAGGACATCCTTTCTTGTTAGGTTTTAGCCGATGAGTCCTTCCAGATAACATCTGGTTTCCTCCTGCTTCGGTTCTTGAAAAAGTGCTTCTGTTTCCTGAACTTCCACTAAAACGCCGTTGCTGATAAAGGCGGTATAATCAGCGATCCTTTTGGCCTGAGCCATGTTATGGGTTACAATAACGATGCTCACTTCCTTTGCTAATTGTCTCAAGGTTTCTTCAATAACAGCCGTGGATTTTGGGTCTAAAGAAGAACAAGGTTCATCCAACAGCAATACATCCGGATTTAAGGTTAGGGAACGGGCAATGCAAAGACGCTGTTGCTGTCCTCCTGAAAGCCTTACGGCCGACAAGTTCATCCGATCCTTTACTTCTTCGTAAAGCCCCGCCATTTTTAATTTTTCTTCAATCAGCATGACTTCTTCTTTGGCCGTTAATTTTTCATGGTATCGAATGCCATATTCCATGTTTTTTTTGATAGAAAAGGGAAAGGGTGTCGGTGTTTGAAATACCAGCCCTATACGTCGTCGAAGGATTTCCAGAGGCAGGCTTTGAATGGAAGTTCCTTTTAACTGGATTTCTCCTCGAGTAGTAGCTGTCGGCTCTTCTTCTGTTAGTCGGTTAATGGATTTCAGCAAAGTGGTTTTGCCACAACCGGAGGAGCCAATCAGAGCCGTAATCTTTTTTTCTGGTATTTCTAAAGAAATATCTTTCAATACTTCTGTTTTTCCGTAATGAACATGCCAGTTCTTAATAGCGATGGCCTGGGTCATTTTTCTTCCTCCTTCCTATCCTGAAATAAATAAAAAGAAATCCCATAGGCTATAAAAAACATACTCAGCAGCACCAAGGCGGTTCCAAAAGCGTTTTCCATGGAGATCCGCTCTGCTGCCATAAAGTACAAATGATAGGGTAAGGCCATGACTGGACGAAACAAGGAGTTCGGTACAGAAGCGGATACAACCGCCGCTGTTAGAATAATAGGCGCTGTCGCTCCCATGGCATAAACCGTCCCCAGCAGGATTCCGGAAAGAATATCTTTTTTTCGTGCCGGCCATACCAGCTTAAAAAAACTATAGGATTTTGATACCCCCAGGGCATGAGAAGCCATTATTTGATGAGCAACCATTTCCCGCAAAGCTTTTTCCGTATTAATCACGATGACCGGAAAAATCATGATGGATAAGGTCAGTCCGCCAGCCAGCAAAGAATGGCCAAATCCAAGAAGAACCACAAAAAAGGTATATCCGAACAATCCTAGAATAATAGAAGGTATTCCAGCAATGCACTGAACAATCAGCCGGACAAAGGCATCTATTTTACCGGACTGATTATACAAAAAAAGGTAGACCGCTACGGACAACCCTAAGATAGTTGCCAAAGAGGTACTGATCAGCCCTAAGGCTAAAGAACCCATCATGGCGGGGAAAATACCGCCTTCACTGCCTAGTGGCCTTCCCTGTGGTGACGCGGTTAAAAATTCCATATCAATCGCTGAAAAGCCCCGGATAAAAATGCTTCCAAAAATAAAAGCGGCTGCGGCCATAACCACCAAAAGAGAAGCATAGATCCAGCTCTGAAGAACATAGTCTTTCCAATGTTTCTTCACACCTTCTTTCATGAAACTTCACCTCTGCTTTCTATTTGCCTGCGCAGCCAGTAAAAAAGAAGGTTGATCCCTAAAAGCAACATCAGCAATACAAAACCGGCTCCAAAAATAGCATGGTAGTGCTGACTTCCCAAGGGTGCAGACCCCATCTCCAGAGCAATAAGTGAAGGAATCGGCTTGACTCTGCCCAGCAAAGAATCTGGCATCAGGGGTGAGTTTCCTACCACCATCATCACCGCCATGGTTTCTCCCATAGCCCTAGAAGTCCCTAAAACAGCTCCGGCAATCATCCCTTTTAAGGATAAGGGTAAAATAAGTTCCCGTAACATATACAGATGGGAAACGCCCAGGGTTTTAGAAACCTCTAGATACTGACTGCCTGCTGCTTCCATGCTTTCTGCCATAACAGAAATCATAAAGGGAAGTACCATAATCGCCAATAACACACCACCGGCCAGTAAGGAATCTCCGGAACTCATGGAGAAAAGATTTTCCATTAGAGGAATCAGGTATACCAAACCAAGCATTCCATAAATAACCGAGGGGATACCAGCCATGATATCAATAAGGCTTCGTAATGGTCTTCGTAGAGGCCCGGGACAAAGATATGCAAAAAACAAAGCGGCCCCCACCGCCATCGGCAGTGCCAGCACAAGGGCCACCAGTGGCAAGGCTAAAGTTGCTGCCAATATTGGCCTCAGACCAATCCTAGGATGGTGAGACACAGGCCTCCATTCGGCTCCAAAGAGAAAATCCTTCACCGACACCTCCTGAAAAATCGCCAGGCTTTCCCGGAAAATCAAAAAAATCACCAGGGCTAATATGAATACAGCCACAACAGTACAGGCACGTACCGTTGTGGCAAAAAGTTTTTCCAATCGATGATAGAACATTTTTTTCATTCCTTATTGAACTGGCACAAATCCCATTTCATCAAGAATCTGGATGCCTTTTTCAGATTTAATATATTCCATAAATGCAGCTTCTGCTGGATTCAATTCTC
Above is a window of Tindallia californiensis DNA encoding:
- a CDS encoding ABC transporter ATP-binding protein — protein: MSGSPLIQIENLKKYYPVNKGFKDIFNKEKKFVKAIDGVDLTIDKGEILGLAGESGSGKTTTGEILVRLQEATDGTITIDGHPLNLKDKQAQKSFRKEVQMIFQDPYETLNPRFNVFETIAEPLRIHGLKDKKALYEKVMEVLEIAELKPAAHYVHRYPHELSGGQRQRVAIARGIVVGPKVLVADEPVSMLDVSIRADILNLLKDLRKKMGLTMLYVSHDLSTIKYLCDRIAIMYLGKIMEIGPVDEVVRNPQHPYTQVLLSAVPVADPTYEKKRILIDDEAPDQINLPEGCRFGPRCPYAKEACKTCNHDYTEVFEGHQHACIFAKEEQIKNEDH
- a CDS encoding ABC transporter ATP-binding protein, whose amino-acid sequence is MALLDVKNVSIEYTTEDGVLKAVEDVSFSLEVGESVGLVGESGCGKTTLAKSVMRLLSKNGRISEGQMMFKGEDLVTKTEEEIRKLRLTEIAMVAQSAMNALNPVYTVGDQLIEGIQIHTDMTREQARERAIEVFKMVGLEEKRLKSYPHQMSGGMKQRAIIAMALTLNPSLIIADEPTTALDVVVQDRILQQVIEIQKKINSSMILITHDISVVSETCETIIVMYGGKIMEKASTKAFFTKPVHPYSLGLNNAFPSIHEIGEELISIPGSPPNLMQEQVGCRFRARCPFRTEICMEEQPPLEEVAPNHLSACHHNKEVERFREESQKRETWEKVRERIIEEIRRDVS
- a CDS encoding ABC transporter permease gives rise to the protein MNVAALEKKGNSKSVFRLFVKNLRRDKLALIGVVLLIFFLTVAAFADVIAPYGPRDRHYDEEGSIRRLEPPSRAHPFGTTDVGRDIYSQVVLGTKTALMVGLLAALLVTVIGSVVGIIAGYYGGWIDTMIMRVVDFFYAIPFIPFVIVLSAVMRPSIWNVILAVSMLSWRTVARLVRSQVLSIAKRPYIKAGRVAGAGDLRLMFKYILPNVVPLILLEMAFMVNWAIAAEASIAFLGFGDPAVPSWGQILHIVFSTGNSRVAWWWITAPGVAIVLLLLSIFFLARALEEVVDPRLRGR
- a CDS encoding ABC transporter permease; its protein translation is MLNYFLRRLLVMLLMIFLVSTMIFYLFRTMPGDPTAFVVDPSIPPEARQQLLERYGLDGSLWDQYKVFVSDLVRLDFGDSFFYNRPAIEIIKEKLAATLILMLTAMVFAYTIGVFGGAWMAWKRGSRLESLGITISLIFRSAPTFWVGLMMILLFSVRLGWFPAQGMRTAGTGGGTFTEIFFTLDFLKHLILPSLVAGLYFVATPMLIMRNSMLEVMSEDYIEMARAKGTKERNILYRHAARNALLPVVTAGALFIGSSIGGQVLIEVVFSWPGLGREIVTAVTRHDYPLAQGCFIIISAMVMFMNLVADMLYAFLDPRISYK
- a CDS encoding ABC transporter substrate-binding protein; translated protein: MRMMKRKSSWLSLLLAAALLLSACGGGGTSEPATPVSDIPDEEMGDVVPSITIYSSLPEDNMVNYEMAQEVVEELQKLGVDATAQPMDFAVLLDVLYGDESDFDAYTIGWSGRIERLDPDMFIHSINHSANAEPGGNNTNRYRNPAFDELADAQRREMDLDARRELVWEAQKILAEDVPKITLYSRANMQTYNKELFEDVINIPGEGLFNEWTPFSIKPKTDKTVLTVASNVNIDDMNPLSSRSVYGWRNLRLIYDKLVRISPDIEPVPWAAESWDIVEDNIIDVVLREGMTFHDGEPVTVEDVKFSYELFINENVEYFASFTEPIESIEITDENTVRFILEEPYAPFITNTLAQIPILPKHIWENIDNPVQYGNEDAIGSGPFKLDRFQTGEELVLSKFDDYFEPVHIDGYIFQIFASPEGVLTALELGNVDMVSYDLVPAHTEQIANNADGQYDHLELTEADDIGFFYLGMNLDRAPFSNKDFRIAMAHLVDYDLALDVHLNGYGARGGAGLTIVEANEFWHNPEVPIYDTYDPEMAKEILIEAGFTWDSEGKLRMPAQ
- a CDS encoding HAD family hydrolase, translating into MSLILNIPGDQRYEIEHIVFDLNGTLAIGGQLSDETVALLKNLSAQASLHIITADTHGTAPLIEKRLEGAATVKVVRGSQTTEDKEAFIEALGASHTIAVGNGANDMAMFRKAALAIGIIGGEGAFAPLMTVSDIVVTNIEAALCLLLEPNRMIATLRR
- a CDS encoding phosphate ABC transporter ATP-binding protein, whose translation is MTQAIAIKNWHVHYGKTEVLKDISLEIPEKKITALIGSSGCGKTTLLKSINRLTEEEPTATTRGEIQLKGTSIQSLPLEILRRRIGLVFQTPTPFPFSIKKNMEYGIRYHEKLTAKEEVMLIEEKLKMAGLYEEVKDRMNLSAVRLSGGQQQRLCIARSLTLNPDVLLLDEPCSSLDPKSTAVIEETLRQLAKEVSIVIVTHNMAQAKRIADYTAFISNGVLVEVQETEALFQEPKQEETRCYLEGLIG
- a CDS encoding PstA family ABC transporter permease, with the protein product MKEGVKKHWKDYVLQSWIYASLLVVMAAAAFIFGSIFIRGFSAIDMEFLTASPQGRPLGSEGGIFPAMMGSLALGLISTSLATILGLSVAVYLFLYNQSGKIDAFVRLIVQCIAGIPSIILGLFGYTFFVVLLGFGHSLLAGGLTLSIMIFPVIVINTEKALREMVAHQIMASHALGVSKSYSFFKLVWPARKKDILSGILLGTVYAMGATAPIILTAAVVSASVPNSLFRPVMALPYHLYFMAAERISMENAFGTALVLLSMFFIAYGISFYLFQDRKEEEK
- the pstC gene encoding phosphate ABC transporter permease subunit PstC, which codes for MFYHRLEKLFATTVRACTVVAVFILALVIFLIFRESLAIFQEVSVKDFLFGAEWRPVSHHPRIGLRPILAATLALPLVALVLALPMAVGAALFFAYLCPGPLRRPLRSLIDIMAGIPSVIYGMLGLVYLIPLMENLFSMSSGDSLLAGGVLLAIMVLPFMISVMAESMEAAGSQYLEVSKTLGVSHLYMLRELILPLSLKGMIAGAVLGTSRAMGETMAVMMVVGNSPLMPDSLLGRVKPIPSLIALEMGSAPLGSQHYHAIFGAGFVLLMLLLGINLLFYWLRRQIESRGEVS